A window of Castanea sativa cultivar Marrone di Chiusa Pesio chromosome 8, ASM4071231v1 genomic DNA:
ATGATTTTGGACTTTCTTCTTACAAAGTTTTGCCTTGCCTTTTCAAATATATAGCCCATAATCTTCTGCTCTGTATCATTTATCATACTTTTACAACAATTTGACAAAGTGATTCATTAAATAAGtaatttacaataatttttatataaatctataattttattttcatcaatCATACTctattattttagaattttaacaaaaattgtgGCACAATTTTTTCCCTATAAACTTTctcatataatataatatgttaCTTGAGAATGAAATTGTTGATTAGGCGGGCgttttatttaattctttatcaaggatttatttatttatttattgaatttaacaAAAGAgtaattgtataaaaaaattagataggtaaatactaaaaaaaaaaaaactaatccaaactagccttaaaaaaattgtataatttagttttaaaatttgaagtatTTCTATAGtctgaatatttatttgtttatttattgaatttaacaAAAGAgtaattgtataaaaaattagataggtaaatattaaaataaaataaaaaactaatccaaactagccttaaaaaaattgtataatttatgtagGGACACAATTTTGTGCCTAAGCCCAAAGGAAGAAAGTGGATTGGAAAACTAGGTTATAATGAGTTTAAACAACAATCGTAGTGGGCCAAAATCACAATAGAACAAAGATGAACTAAATTTGGCTAAAGAAAACcgtcctcggacacaatccgaagTGGGtggttcttatatttttctcttttgggaCTGATTACAAATATTCTTCTTCACACCAcaatgtttttctctctttttctccaatCCTCTTTTCTTTGGATCTTTCCCCTATTTTATACTATCTTCCCCATCTATCTCTACCCTCCACGTGTAAATCAGATTGCTGGTGTTGATCCCTGTCCCATTAGCACTTTCCTGAAGTCTTTAGGAGTAGCTGTAAGGTTGAAAAACCACTGTTTAGGtatcatttcctcattaatgcgaccagagaGTTAGTTATAGAGCATTCAATGAGGTGATACTAGCTTTCTCTTAGAAAtttcatatctttcttttgtCCTGTATTCTCACGATGCATATCCTTATCAACAGAATCTCCTAGAATGTTGCTTCTGGGTGTCAAACCGTACCTTCTGGCCTTTGCTTCGTTCAACCGATGAGATATCCCTCCTCGGACCATCATAACTTGAACTCTATCTTCATTCATCAACGCTAACCTTCCTAACAATACTTACCCCATTCTTGGACAATTAAGCGTCCTCGGACAATATACACTATTGGGCCTATTCTCTCTACAATAGCTCCTTGAAATCCTCTGTTTTAGCTCCTTATGAAGAAAATGGGGATTTCGATACTACACCAAATATCCTATTCTCATCGTATATTAGTCATGTCTGTGTAGGTACCTTTTTAACTGCTCAACGCACGCTCTTGACGCTTTGGCATCCAAGATGCACCTTCATTAAATTTCTGCAGCTCCCTGCTTCCCATGTTCTATGGTGCGATACAGATCCAATGGCCAGGGACTTTCTTGGACTTCGAGCGGGAATTTTCCAGCTTATCTCCCTCCTTGATACAAATATCGCTTAAACCCTTCATTTCCTTCATTTTTGCACTCATAAATATCAAGAGCtagtccgaggagagtttctttgCACTCGTAAGTCTTTTCCTCCCTTTCTACTTACTTTTATTTCTACTTTTCTTTATACAGTCCTCTTTTCTCCGGCACCCTTAATTTCCCTCCACCATCCTAGTATCTTCATCATTCTTTCACATATGGGTAGATTCGCTTACTTGGTAGACTCCACGGGAATATAGAGAGCTTTGAAGCTCAATATAGAATCCCGCCAGGAGTCTCCATTAGGTATTATGAGTAAGGGGATTGGCTCACTCAAAGGCAAGAGGGAGAagtagtaatcccgatgattgcctTTGTAGAAGGAGGGATGAGAATCCCTATAGGCATGGTCACTAGGGGTTACCTTAGGGCTCACAGACTAGCTCCTACCCAATGTGCcccaaacatgtttagaattTTGGGTAGCGTAGATGCCCTTAATGAGAAAAATGGGCGTAGGTCTACCTATCACGATGTCAATTAGGTCTATAACCTCCACCACTTAAAAGGGCAAGGATACTACCTAAAAACTAGGTACCTCGAGTGTAGACTCATTTCTTTCCTCCCTGAATCCAACAAAAGGATGAATAAAGATTTTCTAATCGTCTTCGAGGAGTGGCACGATGGCCTCCCCTTGTCCGATGAGAGAAGGGCAACCAAGTGGGGGTGTAGGTTTAGGTTTACTACTTCTAATTCgtcttttgttttcctttgcCATAATTTGTATCCATCTTTCCTTTTCTGTGTTGTTCTATTACtgacaatttttgttttcttaaaggTTTCGTAGATAAGCACGTTGTCGAACCGAACCCAAGCCTCGTCAACAAGCAAAGTCTAGATCGAATATTTCAAGccgaggtgtttgtccacaTAGACGGTCAACTACGAGCGGCGCACTTGATCCTTGGATACACTCCGCTCTCATTCAGCTTCCAAGCATCGAAGAACGTGATAAAGGCGAAGGACCTGCACTTGCTCTTAATCAACGTCGTCGTGCCTGGTTTCCTGAATCTAGGTCCAAGACCACAGGGTGTACTAAAGGTAGAACCACTCCTTCAGTACAAGGCCGAGGGTGAAGCAACTCCTTCCCAACTAGCCGCCCGAGCGGAGGAGGAAATAGTCAAAGTTTCTGATTCCAAGGACGAATTCGAGGTATTCAACCGACCTGAATCCCCGAAGGTTCCCAGCGGTGGCTTTAGCAATCTCTCGTTGGCACAAGTAAGTCATACACAAGAAGAAAGCTTTTCCATTCTTGAAGGCATGGTAATACAACGCTAGGCAAGAATGATTCTTCACGACTTGCTAGAGTCTTAGGCTGGAGGGAACATTCTTAAGAAGACAGCCTAACCATAATCTTCAACCCTCCCCTCCACTCAGATCTCCTAGACCGACCCGActgataaaaagagaaaaagagatccTAAAGGAAAGGAAGTAGTAGAGGAGAGGAAGACAGCTCAGCCAAAGGAGTTTGAGCAGTAGAGAGGGGGTAAGCAAGCTAGGGTCGTGCAGACGAGATCGACTAACGAGGGAGCTGTCATAGAGAGGAGGGCCGACCACCAGGTCGAAGTCCTAGTCTGGGCCCCTTTCTTGATATTAGATGGAAGTCCCCTTCTTAGCAATGTCTCGATTAGGGACTTTCAACAAGGAAAGGCTGGATATGTTGCTAATGTCGTAGAGCAAGTCCTACTACTGCCTGTTGACATGGCAAATCTCTGAGGGATGAGGAATCATGAAGTGTTCCTCACCTTAAAGAGGGACCTCGCCCTAGTAAGCCTTCCAACTAGAAAGACCTTATTTCTCtgctcttattttttttgttttattttttgtttggttttttatgtttattttttttacagttaGAGCTATAACTATGTTTGTACtttttacattattattattattattattattattattattattattattattattattattgtggggaCCCGAGGACCAAGAATGAAGACCCGAGGACCAAAGATGAAGCTTAAAGAACAAAGGAGATGACAATTAGGATGAAATTCAAGGACCCGAGGATGTAGAGGCGTGATTGCTTGGAGAAGTACAAGGGGTAAATTGGTGATACATGGCAGAGAAAGTGAAAATATCAGGTTTAAGGGTAGGTAGCTGTGAacaccacattgaatgctccGCACTAAGCTGGCCGCATTAAATAAGGAACACTAGCTTTATCAGTTGCATTGATGTGGATGTGACCTGAACAATACAAATAACAACTAAGGAGCTTCTTTCCACTACCTTCTACAAGTAAATGTACAAGTGTCAACAAAAGAATATAGTTAGGTGAGAGATCAAGAGTTGAGATAACAAAggcaaggagtataaatagggaTGAAGGTGGCTAAGAGTAGGGGACAGTTTTTGAGGGGTGGGGAGAAGATAGAGAGAATATTGACAATTGAGTGTAATAGATCCTTCCTCGGGAAAAATCAGAGGACAAATATTGATTGTTCAAGTGAAATCCTCAGAACGCCACTGTCCTTTCTTATTGTGTTCcctttctacaaattttttgttttgggcctTTAATTATTGGATCTACTTTGGGCTTTTGGTCCTGTGCTtgattttggtccttacaattattattattattttactcttACACTTTATGCTTCTTTTTCTAGCAGGTTGTCCAAGCCACACATAGTGTTGAGGAGATAGTCCAATCTACTCATAGGACAATGAAGGATAAGGAGAGTTGACGCATTGCCACTGTGGACGCATTCAATGTAGCCTAACAGAAAATTAAAGAACTAACCGAGAAGCTGAATGAGTCAGATTGAGACAGGAAAAGTGCTGAGGTTGCCCTGGAGGGAGTTGAGAGGCAGGCGGAGACATAGAGCAAGCAGCTTCGCCAAACCGAGGACTAGCTGTCCACAGCCAAGGAACAAATCCTGAGCCTGAAAAAGAAACTGATAAATGTCGAGAAGGCTAGGGACCAAGTCGAGTAGGACGACTACGAGGTGGGGGTAACTGAGACCAAGGAAGCCCTCAGGGCTGAGGTTACAGGGGTATGTAGGGCTTACTACCTCCAGGTGTGGAACGAGGCCCTTAACCAAGATGGGGTTAAGGCCTCTTCTGCTCTTAGAAGAGCATAAAATGTTTATTACCCCTCAACAATTCGTGTGTCAAGCCCTCCCACCTCCAAGGACTCCAAAGTCGACCCTGCctctaaaaaatcaaataaggtCAAGGATACTCAGATCCAAGCTCCTCCTTCTTCTACCAACATGGTCATGGATGTGGAATCGGAAAGGGTCGCCGAGGAAGGCAAAGGGACTtcaaaaggggggggggggggttactGAAACTAAAACCATCAAGCCCCCACTTGTGCCTAAGGATGTTTCTAAGGGTGGAGTTGCCTCTCATGACATGGAGATAGTTCTAGCTATAATCCCTTTTTTAGCCAAGGAAGATCCTAAAGGCAAAGGTCCTGTCTCTACAACTGCTGAAGTGCCCAAACCCACCAAAGGCACGGGGAAGGTTAATCCCCCCTTGAAGATCAACTAGGACCGGGACCAGAGCTTCTTAAGCCTAATTTCTagtttgttttgctatttttcttttatttgactTGTAACTTAAATTTCTACTCCTTGTAATCATTTTGCCTTTTGTCAAGTTTAATTCAATGACAGTCACAAAGTTTATTATACATGTTTTATGCCAGTTttgctattcttttttttatacttacATTTAATTGgcataggaataaaaaaataacagcaTCTGAAGTAAAACATGTTTACACATTAAGCTTGAGAGATTATTTACGTAAAAGATGACATCATTTTGTACATTCCAAGCCTACATTATTTCAATAAGGAATGACTTTCATCTGAAAAAGCAAACTATTTACCTTTAATTAACATACAAACAAATCATAGCTTAATTCAATTGCCTGTGTAAATGAAAAACAATAGCCATTTCCAAGCAATCAATAATAGGTTTGGCCCAGCCATCCAAGTTCATGATATTAATGAGTTAAGCTATCCATTTGAAATATATACCTTAGACACAATCAACTTAAAGAATTTAGCATACCATTGAATGTTTTATCAGTGTTAGAGGGTGGTGAAGCATTCTTCCAACCAGAACTCTGCACAACCCTCTTACAAGCAGTACCCCAAAGGAACAGTAAATGATGATTAACTTATGAGTTGATCATGATACACTTTCAAATGCTTCAAATGATATTCAAACGTTCATTTCCCATAGATTACCACAGTGATGATTGTGGCTGTTCAAAATAGCCAGAATGGTTACTAACTTACTCGAGGCATGTGATTGAAGGAACCTGACGTGGCCGAGATCTAtttaatatttagaaaaatgataaaaatatcaatttacccaagatatgtggttcaaggagccaggcatgaccaagattctatttgatacttaaataaGATGATGGgaagcattaatttacccaaagtagatggtccgaggaacctggcatgaccaaggttctgtttgatacttagaaaaatgataaaaaatatcaacttACCCAatgtatgtgatccgaggagccaggcatgaccaagattctgtttgatacttagaaaaatgataaaaaatatcaatttacccaaggtatgttgtccgaggagccagacataaccaatgttctgtttgatacttagaaaaatgataaaaaaatatcaatttacccaaggtatgtggtttgagtagccaggcatgaccaattttctatttgatacttaaataaataaggaatgtGACGCATAATGCGATAGATgatatataacaaaaaagattttcattaataataatattttcgcagattatttacattccaggggcgtggtacaacattttcatctagatcttcaagataatatgcCTCTATTCCAGCTATCGAGGTGACGTGATATGACCCTTCCTAGTTAGGCCCTAACTTTCCCCATGTTGGATTTTTTGCAGTGCCCAAAACCTTTCTTAATACTAAATCCCCAGGCACTGATGGCCTTATCCTCATGTTTGAGTTGTACCCTTGTTTGAGCTTGTATTGATAATAGACCAATTGAACCATGGCAATTTTCCTACGTTCTTCAATCAAATCTAAGCTCTTCTTTAACAGCCCATCATTATTGCTTGGAGTGAAAGAGTTCATCCTTAGTATTAGGAATCCAGTCTCGAGAGGAATTACAGCCTCGACTTCGTTGGTCATTGAAAAAGGTGTCTCCCTTGTGGATCTTCGAGGTGTAGTCCAATATGTCCAAAGGACATGACCaattttctatttgatacttaaataaataaggaatgtGACGCATAATGCGATAGATgatatataacaaaaaagattttcattaataataataccttcgcagattatttacattccaggggcgtggtacaacattttcatctagatcttcaagataatatgcCTCTATTCCAGCTATCGAGGTGACGTGATATGGCCCTTCCCAGTTAGGCCCTAACTTTCCCCATGTTGGATTTTTTGCAGTGCCCAAAACCTTTCTTAATACTAAATCCCCAGGCGCTAATGGCCTTATCCTCATGTTTGAGTTGTACCCTTGTTTGAGCTTGTATTGATAATAGACCAATTGAACCATGGCAATTTTCCTACGTTCTTCAATCAAATCTAAGCTCTTCTTTAACAGCCCATCATTGTTGCTTGGAGTGAAAGAGTTCATCCTTAGTATTAGGAATCTGGTCTCGAGAGGAATTACAGCCTCGACTTCGTTGGTCATTGAAAAAGGTGTCTCCCTTGTGGATCTTCGAGGTGTAGTCCAATATGTCCAAAGGACATGACCaattttctatttgatacttaaataaataaggaatgtGACGCATAATGCGATAGATgatatataacaaaaaagattttcattaataataatattttcgcagattatttacattccaggggcgtggtacaacattttcatctagatcttcaagataatatgcCTCTATTCCAGCTATCGAGGTGACGTGATATGACCCTTCCTAGTTAGGCCCTAACTTTCCCCATGTTGGATTTTTTGCAGTGCCCAAAACCTTTCTTAATACTAAATCCCCAGGCACTGATGGCCTTATCCTCATGTTTGAGTTGTACCCTTGTTTGAGCTTGTATTGATAATAGACCAATTGAACCATGGCAATTTTCCTACGTTCTTCAATCAAATCTAAGCTCTTCTTTAACAGCCCATCATTATTGCTTGGAGTGAAAGAGTTCATCCTTAGTATTAGGAATCCAGTCTCGAGAGGAATTACAGCCTCGACTTCGTTGGTCATTGAAAAAGGTGTCTCCCTTGTGGATCTTCGAGGTGTAGTCCAATATGTCCAAAGGACATGACCaattttctatttgatacttaaataaataaggaatgtGACGCATAATGCGATAGATgatatataacaaaaaagattttcattaataataatattttcgcagattatttacattccaggggcgtggtacaacattttcatctagatcttcaagataatatgcCTCTATTCCAGCTATCGAGGTGACGTGATATGACCCTTCCTAGTTAGGCCCTAACTTTCCCCATGTTGGATTTTTTGCAGTGCCCAAAACCTTTCTTAATACTAAATCCCCAGGCACTGATGGCCTTATCCTCATGTTTGAGTTGTACCCTTGTTTGAGCTTGTATTGATAATAGACCAATTGAACCATGGCAATTTTCCTACGTTCTTCAATCAAATCTAAGCTCTTCTTTAACAGCCCATCATTATTGCTTGGAGTGAAAGAGTTCATCCTTAGTATTAGGAATCCAGTCTCGAGAGGAATTACAGCCTCGACTTCGTTGGTCATTGAAAAAGGTGTCTCCCTTGTGGATCTTCGAGGTGTAGTCCAATATGTCCAAAGGACGTGTGGcagctcttccacccattttctctttgcatcatccaacctcttcttgaatCCATTCACAATAACCTTATTAACAGTCTCGGCCTGTCCATTCCCCTccggataagctggggtggaatatctattagTAATGCCCAGGTTGCAGCAATATCTCATGAAGgatttgctatcaaattgaaagCCGTTGTCTGAGATGAGGGTATGAGGAATCCTAAACCGagtaacaatgtttttccaaaaaaatttcttggcaTCCATGTCCCTGATGTTTGCCATTAGTTCAGCTTAAACCTACATGGTGAAGTCATTTATACCGACCAATAGCCACCTCTTATTCCCTATTGCCTTAGGGAAAGGccctacaatatccaagccccatgagcaaaaggccaagggctggtcAAAGGATTGAGGGCGCCCCTTGACTGATGAATATTtggagcaaacctctgacattgatcgtACTTCTTCACATATTCTTGCACTTCCCTCTACATGTTCAACCACAAGTATCCTTGGATGAGGCCTTGTGAGATAAGGATCTCCTTCCcatgtggcttccacaaatcccttcatgtaactcttctAGGAGTAGTTCTACCACCTCAAGATATATACATAGCAGATATGGTCCAGAAAAAGAGCACTTGTAcagtttttggtcctcggacatCCAAAATTGAGGAGCCTTTCTGCATATCTTGTCATCCTCGGACTTCCCCTCGGGTAAgatattttctttaagaaaTAGCACAAtggaatccatccaactaggtcccacttTGATCTGATGAACACAGATCATTTTTCCTTTCATCTCAATAGACTTACATAagtcttcaacaaggataactcgAGGTAGACTCTAGGCCGAGGATGTTGCGAGCGTGGCCAGAGAGTCAGCATGGGTATTTCTACTTCTAGGAATCTGCAATAAGGTGAAAGACTCAAACCCTAACTGCAAATGTTTAACCTGACCTACATACTCTTGCATCCTCGAATCCCTGGCTTCCAATTCTCCCTCTACTTGGCCTATAACCAAtcttgaatctgagaacatcTTCACcatttttcctcccattttcttaACCATAGTCATCCCTACCAATAGAGCCTtatactcagcttcattatttGTGGTCAAGAAGCccaaccttaaggatttttcgATAATGATTGTCTCAGGAGAAATTATGACTAGCCCCACTCCAGATCCTTTTTGATTTGCTGCGCCATCAACGTACACCCTCAAGGATAAAGGCTTTTGCAAGGAGACtgtgccaactgatttttcatccatgttctGCTTCTCAGCTTTTTCTTCCAATGGTGATTCACCAAACTCggccaccaaatctgcgaggacctggcccttaaTAGAGGTGTGAGACATGTAcctaatatcaaaagcccctaggatGGTGCCtcatttggcaatccttcctGTGTAATCAGCGCTTCAAAGTTTTGATCTAAGCGACAGTTGGGTTAAGACAACAACTGTGTaggattggaagtaatgggggaGCTTACGCGTAGTGTGCGCCACTACTAAAATGGTCTTTTTTAGTGGTAGGTAACAAACCGCTGCCTCATGCAACGACTTGTTCACGTAGTAAACTGGCCTCTGCACACCATTGGCAACCAATACCAGCACCAAACTCATGGCATGGGAAGCCACGGcaatataagcaaacaaaacctcatcCTCCTTGGGCCTAGACATAACAAGTGGCCGAGAAAGGTATTACTTAAGTTGCTGAAAGGCCAAAACACACTCCTTGGGCCATttaaatcccttccacttattcaatagttggaagaaaggtctgcacctGTCCGCGGATCAAGAAATAAATCAGTTTAAGGCAGCAGTCATTCCTATTAATTTATGAACTTCTTTGGGATTCTGAGGTGGCTGTGAACTACTAATTGCCTTAACCTGATTAGGATTGACCTCTGTAAAGAGGGAAAATTCctgacctatcacaagctgacacatcatactaccaagtccacaaaatacaaccaattacaagaCGCCAcatactgctgctaggttttgccatcactattcagattccaatagaaatttgccaagtgtcattgaaataaaggcatgaaactgcatcagcatgcgtaagcgatgacataagcagccttgcacgtgtaagcgatgacacaagcaatctagcacgtgtaagcgatgacataagcagaccaatcaggctgtgacaagtgtcaccaatcagactccgccacgtgtcgctcacccacccctaaactcctataaatagaagccttcctaagacatttaggaggacagagaaaaggaagaagatatattgagttcagaaacccagaaACTCTGCCAGGATCAAACCCCAAAGtctccaagaatttcaagaacttcaacctcgaatacaaacaacattcgaagcaaaatcatccaaactactcatccagatctcaaagttcactggaatcaagctcaaaagcctccagaaacctcaacaaaccacaaattggtgaagctctacggattcaagcctccaaagccccgaagaatttctaccacaaaccttcaaatacgaagaacacacgaagaacacgaagaacaaagaatttctaacaagctcatagccagagatttattgtaattccgtttcaaagatcttcgatccattcctcagccaaattgaaggatatcttgtgttcaaatcaaaatcacattaccacaatttcaatcaataaatctttcaaggagatcgaataagaggatcactcttttgtaattacagagaattgtaccacacatttatcaatacaaattcgtatttgtgaaactattttacttgtttgatttatttcgaactaagaaatttagtcgtctacaaccTCAATCCCATGATGAGTGACCATTTAGCCCAAAAATTTACCTAACTCAACACCAAAGGAGCACTTGGAAGCATTGAGGCGCAGCTTGTATTTTCTcagtatttcaaaaatatttttgaggtCTCCCACGTGCTTAAACACcaccttactctttaccaccatatcatctatataaactTCAAAAATTTTACCTAGTTGTGGCtcgaacatcctagtcatcatcctctgataggtagatcatgtattttttaaaccaaaaggcatcaccttgtagTGGTAATTTCCAGTAGGAGTGACAAAAACTGTTTTCTCCTAATCATCCAGAGCCAGTGGTATTCAGTGGTATCCTTAGAAGGCATCTAAGAAGCTCATCTGAGGATGGCCTACAGTCGCATCCACCAACTGGTCTACCCAAGGCATGGGGAAAGGATCTTTTGGATAGGCCTTATTcgaatctgtgaagtccacacatgcttgccattttccattcttctttttcaccactaCAGTATTAGCAAGCCGCTCAAGGTAAAACACCTCTTTAATAGCCCTGGCTTGCTTAAGTTTGATCACCTCCTCCTTAAcagcctcaaaatgctctttggaTGAGTGCCGAGGTGGTTGTTTTCTAGGGAATAAAACTGGGTTTACATTcagatgatgacaaatgaaacttggatcCACCCTAGGAGCCTTATAAGAACTCCATGAAAACACATCAATATTCTCCCTGAGGAATATTATCAGCTCTTCTTTCTCCTGTAGAGGCAGTTAAGCTCCAACCTAAAAGAACCTTTCTGAGTCATCATCAATAACAAATTTCTCTAACTTTTCGCACTTTAGCCCTTCTGAAACAACGTTAGTAGATAACATTGAAGTCCTTGATTGCTATAAGCCTTTCTTAGTAGAGGCCGAGGACTCAACTCTTGGCTAATGCATTATTGCAGCCACCAGATATTGCCTAGCAACGGATTGGCTCCCAACCGGCTCTTTAATTTGGTCCCTAGATGgatattttaccttcaaatgcaGGATTGAAGAAACGGCTCCCAGGGCATGAAGTTAGGGTCTTGCTACAATGGACGTGAGAATAAGCATCCACCACAATGAAGTCCACTTCTACCACCTTTGAACCGGCCTATATGGGTAGTCTAATCAGGCCCACTGGAACAACAACTTTCCCATCAAAGCCTAACAAAGATGAATCATAAGCTATCAAATCTTCACACTTCAAGTTTAGCCATTTGtacaaatcagggtacataattTCTGCTCCGTTGTTCTGACCCACCAATACCCTCTTCCCATTATACCCCCCAATCCTGAGGGTGAACATTAGGGCATTGTCATGTGGCTATATGGTTCCAGCTTTGTCCTCATCCAAAAAGCTTAATGCCGATCGGATCTCCGTCCTAGCCTTCTTCGGCTTAGGGTTAGAGTCCTTGGCGGGTGGCCAAGCTACAGACGACATCCTAGAGGGATGAGAACTCGTTCTTCCTGGagcagcgaagatgacattaataaTGCCCAAAGGAGGCCTCGAAGAAGTGTCTTTCTAAGGTTTGGATCCAACCTGATCGCCTTGCCCACTGGATTGATGTAGAAAATGCTTCAATTTACCATCTTTGACCAACTGTTCtagatgattccacaaagttcTGCAATCTTTTATAGTGTGCCCTTAATCTTGGTGGTATTGACAATTAAGGCTTTGATTGCGCTTCATGGGAtctcctcccatcttatttggccatttaAAGTATGGCTCATTCTTAATCTTTTCCAAGACTTGATGCACTAGTTCCTTGAACACTGTGCTAACCGCCTGATTGGCGGTAGACCCAGACTGCCCTGTAAAGTCCCTTCGAGGCCGATTACTATTGTATCTGtttgacctgaaatccctcctatCCTGAAGGATAACCTTTACCTTTCCCTTCCACTACTGCTGGTCCTTCTCGACTcgcttatactcgtcaatacggttcATGAGCTGACGCACACTCCTTATAAGCTTCTTAGTTAATGACTTCCTTAAATCATGCTCGGCGGGTAGCCAATCTTGAAAGTCCTTATGGCCACATCGTCAAAGTCCCCAtcgatctcattgaacatctcccagtatctgtccgAGTATGTTTTCAAGGTTTCCCCCCTCTCGCATGGTCATGGACAACAT
This region includes:
- the LOC142606103 gene encoding uncharacterized protein LOC142606103, whose protein sequence is MSHTSIKGQVLADLVAEFGESPLEEKAEKQNMDEKSVGTVSLQKPLSLRVYVDGAANQKGSGVGLVIISPETIIIEKSLRLGFLTTNNEAEYKALLVGMTMVKKMGGKMVKMFSDSRLVIGQVEGELEARDSRMQEYVGQVKHLQLGFESFTLLQIPRSRNTHADSLATLATSSA
- the LOC142606102 gene encoding uncharacterized protein LOC142606102, whose product is MANIRDMDAKKFFWKNIVTRFRIPHTLISDNGFQFDSKSFMRYCCNLGITNRYSTPAYPEGNGQAETVNKVIVNGFKKRLDDAKRKWVEELPHVLWTYWTTPRRSTRETPFSMTNEVEAVIPLETGFLILRMNSFTPSNNDGLLKKSLDLIEERRKIAMVQLVYYQYKLKQGYNSNMRIRPSVPGDLVLRKVLGTAKNPTWGKLGPN